Proteins co-encoded in one Osmerus mordax isolate fOsmMor3 chromosome 11, fOsmMor3.pri, whole genome shotgun sequence genomic window:
- the sgcg gene encoding gamma-sarcoglycan, whose amino-acid sequence MVREQYVATTQGPDVASPVIDHIYKIGIYGWRKRCLYLFVLLLLIILVVNFALTIWILRVMWFNTEGMGYLKVTSDGVRLEDGESEFLFPLYAQEIHSREDLSLLVHSSENVSLNARNDNGDVTGSLSVGPGEAHGHTPNLVVTSNNDKMLFSANAKEVVVGTEKLRVTGPEGALFQHSVETPLLKSEPLKDLLMESPTRFLSMEAPKGVNIKALAGNIEAASNMDVLLHSSEGLLILEAETVRMPRLPKFEGGVSGNAQGLYEVCVCPSGKLFLSKAGLTSTCSESQEC is encoded by the exons ATGGTCCGGGAGCAGTATGTTGCCACCACCCAGGGCCCCGACGTGGCGTCCCCGGTGATCGACCACATCTACAAGATCGGCATCTATGGCTGGAGGAAGCGCTGCCTCTACCTGtttgtcctcctgctcctcatcaTCCTGGTGGTCAACTTCGCTCTGACCATCTGGATCCTCAGGGTCATGTGGTTCAACACG GAGGGGATGGGATACTTGAAAGTAACATCCGATGGGGTGCGGCTGGAGGATGGGGAGTCTGAGTTCCTCTTTCCCCTGTATGCCCAAGAAATCCACTCTAGAGAG GACTTGTCTCTTTTAGTGCACTCATCGGAAAATGTTTCTCTCAATGCCCGCAATGACAATGGAGATGTTACAGGAAGCCTTTCTGTGG GACCAGGTGaggcacatggacacacaccaaATTTGGTTGTCACCTCCAACAACGACAAGATGTTGTTTTCTGCTAATGCCAAAGAGGTAGTGGTCGGGACTGAAAAGCTACGTGTCACAG GTCCAGAGGGGGCTTTGTTCCAACACTCAGTGGAGACGCCCCTACTGAAATCGGAGcctctcaaagatttgct AATGGAGTCTCCAACACGGTTTCTCAGCATGGAGGCACCAAAGGGGGTTAATATCAAAGCTCTGGCAGGAAACATCGAGGCTGCTTCCAACATGGATGTTCTGCTGCACTCTAGTGAAGGACTG CTGATATTGGAGGCAGAGACAGTGCGCATGCCGAGGCTTCCCAAGTTTGAAGGAGGGGTGTCTGGAAACGCTCAGGGGCTctatgaagtgtgtgtctgtcccagcGGCAAGCTGTTCCTGTCAAAAGCTGGACTCACCTCTACCTGTAGCGAGAGCCAGGAATGCTAA